The DNA segment CAAACCATCCACTAGGGTTTCATAAGCTTCATGAATCTTTTCTTGACTTTCATCCACCCCTTTTAATACATCCACCAGTTTCATCGTTTGATAAAGGGAATTGGAGCTTTCTGAATCATAATATTCAAATAGAGAAAGATAATCTTGAGCAGATTTCTTCATTTCTTTAGCTTGTTTCTCAAGCTGTTTTAGTTTCTCTTCCTCCCCTTGTTGTAAATTCGCTTCTTCTAGTTCTTGAAGTTGGAATTGATAAAAGTCTAATTCTTCTTCCCCCAGTTTTGTATTTAAAAAGTCTTCTTTTTCTTTTAAGGCTTGCTTATAGTTTTCATAGGCTTCTTTAACGGCTTTTTTTTGTGCGTGAAGGCGACCATATTCATCTAATAAATAAAGATGTCTTGTTTTTTGCAAAAGATAAGCTGAATCTTTTTGCCCATGAATGTCCAGTTGGCTTTCAACAAGAGTATGCAAAAAAGACAAAGGGACAACACGATGGTTCACTCTAGCACTTGATTTCCCACTCGCCGCTATTTCGCGGGTAATGGTGAAGCTATCTTCTTCTATATCAAAACCATTTTCCTGTAAAAAAGAAGCGATAGGACTCTTTGAATCTAAGGAGAAGCTTGCTTCAATAATGGCTTTATCTTTGGAAACCATAGTGCTTGAAGCTTTTTGCCCTTGTAATAAAGACAAAGCATCCAAGAAAATAGATTTACCCGCTCCTGTTTCACCTGTGATGGCTGAAAAACCCATTGGAAAATCCAGCTCCAATCGGTCAATTAAAATAAAGTTTTGAATATAGAGATGTTCTAACATAGGCTACCTATTTCCTTTTAAAATAGTTTCAATAACACTAGGAATATCCAATCCTAATTCACGCTTGATTTGTTGGGGATCCCCCTGCTCTATATATTCACTAGGAAGACCAAATCTCCTCAATATTTGTTTGGAATTTTTTTCATTTAAATACGATAAAATTGCCGAACTAAGTCCCCCTTCTTTCACATCCGATTCATAGCTATAAATAGGTAATTGTTCTTGAATCAGTTGATCCATCTTTTTTATGTCAATTGGATTAAGAAAACGAGCATTGATTAAACGATATGGTAAAAGATTAGCGATGATGGTTTCTTTAAAGCGATAGACATCGTCACCATAAGTAATGATGGTCCCAATCACTTTTTTTGGTTCATAAATCACTTCCCAAGAACCGATTTCAATCGCTTTCATATCTTCCACTTCATCTGACTGCAAAGATTTTGGATATCTGATTACAAACGGATGGTTCTGATGAAAAGCAGTATACAGTAAATTCCTTGTTTCAATGGCATCTTTTCCATGGGTAATCATTATATTGGGAATGGTTCTTAAGAAAGCCACATCATAAATACCTTGATGGGTTTCACCATCTCCACCAACCAAACCGGCATGATCCACACCAATGACCACACGAGCATCCTGTCTTGCGATGTCATGATGAACTTGATCATAAGCTCTTTGTAAGAAAGAAGAATAAATACATAAGAATGGCTTTTTACCACTCAGAGCTAAACCGGCCGCAAAAGTAGCAGCATGTTCTTCAGCAATCCCCGTATCAAACGAACGTTTTGGATACTTTGCATAAAAAGATCCTAAGGATGAACCATGCACCATGGCGGGTGAGATACAAACAATATCCTTATCTCTTTCTGCTAGTTCAATTAAAGCATTCGTAACTACGTTAGCATTAGAAATAGTACCCTTGGTTGTTTTATTTAAAAAATCCCCTGTTTGCGCATTAAAAGGTCCTACACCATGCCAAGCCCCTGATTCATCATTTTCACATGGCTCGTATCCCTTTCCTTTTTTCGTTAGCACATGGATGACAATTGGACCATGATGATTCTTTGCCATTTCTAAGGCTGGTAATAAGTCGCGATAGCGATGACCATTAACAGGACCTAAGTAATCAATACCAAATTCTTCAAAAATACCCCCATCTGTTAAACCGGTACGAACTTTATTTTTGATTTCTGCTAAAGAATGATAAAGTGATTTACCAATTTTATTCTTGGGAATGGAATTTTTAATAGAAGATTTTAAAACACCATAGGCTTTTGAGGTTCGCATCTTTGCTAGAGAAGAATTCACAGCACCTACATTCTTTGAGATGGACATTTCATTATCATTTAAGATAACAATCATTTTCCGCTTCTCTTCACCAATTTCATTCAAAGCTTCTAAAGCCATGCCCGAGGAAATCGCACCGTCGCCAATCACAGCAATAACCTGGTAATCATCATGATTCATATCTCTTGCGATTGCCATACCTAAAGCGGCGCTTAAGGAAGTAGAAGAATGACCGGATTCCCAAACATCATGAATAGACTCTTTTCTTTTTGGAAAGCCCGATAGACCTTTGTGCTTTCGGAGACTTGAAAAATCTTTGCCTCTTCCGGTTAAGATTTTGTGAACATAAGATTGATGACCGACATCAAATATAATTTTATCTTTAGGGCTATCAAAGACTTTGTGCAAAGCAACGCTTAACTCTACTACACCTAAATTACTCGCTAAATGACCCCCTGTTTTAGAAAGAGAATCCACGAGAAAATGACGAATATCACTGGATAATTCGTTTAATTCTGATATGGATGCATCTTTTAAGAATGACGGATCTTTAATACCCTCTAACTTCATAACATTTCTCCTAGTACTGGCGCTTTTGAATGGATTGAATATATTCCATTAAGATGGATGAATTCAAGTTAGGAATGGACTTCAAACATTCTATCCCCCGATAGTAATATGTTTTTTCTAGTTCTTTTGCTGAAGCTGGACCAATCAATTTTAATAAAGTTTGCTTATCATTTTCTTCATCTGAATTGGATTTACCTAATTCTTCCGCTGTTTTTTCAATATCGAATAGATCATCTTGAATTTGGAAAGCTAAACCAATCCATTTACCTGCCTCTTGAAAAATCTTTAGATTTTCGAATTGGTTAGCAGCAATGGCTCCTAATTCCAAAGCAACCTCTAATAAACGACCAGTCTTTTTTTCCAACATAGTTTCAATATTGACTCGATTATTCAATTGCTCGGGTCGCATATCCATGACTTGCCCTAAAACCATACCGTTCGCTCCGGCGTGTGTGCTTAAGATTTCTAATGCTTTTAAATTTTGTTTATCCGATAAAGAATTTCTTGTTAACTGAAAGAAAGCTTCGGTTAGTAAAGCATCCCCTGCTAAAATGGCTATATCTTCGCCATAGACCACATGAACACTTGCTTTCCCTCTTCTTAAGACATCGTTATCCATAGCCGGTAAATCATCATGAATTAGAGAATAGGTATGAATGTATTCCAAAGCACAAGCATAAGCATAACCAAGCTCCTCTTTTCGATTAAAAGCTTTTAAAGTATGAAAGATAAGTTGTGGACGAATGCGTTTTCCACCTGCCAACAATGCGTATTCCATCGCTTCCTTTAATCGACTATCTTCATACAAAGTCAAACTTTCCTTAAGATAGTTTTCGAAGTTCATTCGCTATCCACCTTATTTTCTTTTACAATATCAGTTACTTTTTTTTCAAACTTCTTCAATTGTTGATCACATTGTTTGGCTAAACTCAATCCTTCTTCAAATAAAGAAATTGTTTCTTCCAATGGGGCTTCATTGCTCTCCAGTTGTTTTACAATTTTTTCCAAGCGCTTCATTGCGTCTTCAAATTTTAATTCTTCCATGTTTTCTCCTTTGTTTGTACCTGCGTTTGTACAAAACCATCACTAAAGCGTAATTTAATCTTATCACCAACTTCTATAGTATTGATGGAACGCACTACCCTTTCTTCTTTTAAGGCAACTGAATAACCGCGATCTAAAATCTTTAAGGGTGAATAAGCATCTAATAGCTGAATGAGATGACTATACTCTTTATTTTGAATTGCAGAATAGTGATTTATCGCTTTGTTAAGTTCTTCTTTTCTTTGTTTTAGATTGTGGTTATTTTCCAAACTTTGTTCTTGAATATTTTGTTTTATGCGATTTTGGTAATCTTGAATTTGATTTTGATAGAAACGAGATTGTTGCAATAAAGAGGCCTCAAAGCGATGTGTCAATTGTTTGTATTGATTTCTTATTTCCAATAAGGTTTCCTTTTGTTTCGATAAGCGCAATAGGTATTGATCCAATTGATAGCTTTTATCTCTTGTTAAAAGCTCCGGATTTTGAAAATAGGTATTCTTGTTCAAATGGTTTAAATTCTCTTGGATAAGTGATAAACACGCTAGCATTCTTTGTATCAAACGCATAGAAACGTGTCTTAAAGATTGGTGTATCTCAGCTTGATTGGGGGTAACCGCTTCCGCCGCCCCAGTCGGTGTATTGGCTCTAAGGTCGGCCACATAATCCACTAAGGTTGTATCGGTTTCATGACCAATACCTGTCACAATCGCTGTCTTCGTTTCATAAACAGTACGCACTAGTTGTTCATCATTAAAGATAAATAAATCTTCAAAGGAACCACCTCCTCTTGCTAGAATTAGAACATCATGCTTAGACTGATCTGCCTTTTTAATGGCTTCTACTATCAAAGGAATTGAACTTTGACTTTGTACGGGACATTCATAAAAAAACTGTTTTGCCATTGGCCAACGAAGATTTAAAGTACGAACCATATCCGCTTTTCCGGCGGTATCTTTTCCGGTGATAATACCAATTTCCAAGGGGTATTTCGGAAGTGGTTTTTTATGTTCCGGATTGAATAAGCCTTCCCCACTTAATTTCTTTTTTAAAGCTTCTAGCTGCAGCATCAAATCACCAATGCCTTGTTTGTGCATGGCGGCAATCGTTAATGTAATAGAAGTACTTGGCACATAAACTCCAAGGCTACATTTTACTACCACTTTATCACCATTTTTAGGAACAAAGTTAATATGGCTAATCGTTGAATTCCAAATAGCACAATTGATAGAAGCCTGTTCATCTTTTAAACTAAAGTACCAATGTTTTGAAGCCCGAAAATTGGATATTTCCCCTTCCATCAAAAAGTTATGCAAGGGGAGATCTCTTTCCAAAAGAGCTTTAATTCGTTTGGAAACCGCACTGACGGAATGAATATTCTCACTCATATCACATCTAATACGTTATTCACCAGACGATAACTATCGGCTTCTCCATAGGTTTTCGCCAGCTCAACCGCCTCATCGATAATGATGGCTGCCGCCACTTCTTTTAAGGCAAATTCAGCACATCCGACTAATAATATTGCTTTCTCAATGGTACCTAAACGATCATAGCTCCACTTTTTTAAAACACGATTAAGATAGATTTTATACTCCTCCATATGCGTCTGGGCATTTTCAACAACACGAATAAAATAAGGATCTACCTTATCCAAAGAACCAAACGTATCTTCCATAATGCCATGAATATCTCTTGATAAACTTAAATACGCATACAAGGATAAAACAGCTTTTTCTCTTTGTTCACTACGGCTCATATTTATAAAACTCCTGTTACTATTTTATCATAAGAAACGGATTCACTCTAATTAAAAAGACTAGCCGGCTAGTCTTATCACTTATAAGAATTATCACTATTTTTAACCTGCACATCGTGGGCACCTCCTTCAACAATCGAAGTGGAAGAAACTAAGGTAATTTTAGCTTTTTCTTGTAATTCTGGAATGGTTAAGGCGCCACAATTACACATGGTTGATTTTATTTTCAACGTTGTCATGTTTACGTTATCTTTTAATAAGCCGGCGTATGGTACATAAGAATCCACTCCTTCTTCAAAGGATAGCTTCTTTCCTTGTCCTAAATCATAACGCCCCCAGTTACGCGCACGAGCAGAACCTTCTCCCCAATACTCTTTTACTGTGTTCCCATTCACAACAAGTTTTTGTCCGGGTGCTTCTTCAAAGCGGGAGAAGTAACGACCTAGCATGACAAAGTCAGCCCCCATCGCTAGGGCTAAAGTCATATGGTAATCATAGACAATACCACCATCCGAACAAATTGGTACGTAAATTCCCTTTTCTTCAAAGTAAGCATCACGTGCTTTCGCTACCTCAATAACCGCTGTCGCTTGACCACGACCAATGCCTTTGGTTTCACGTGTGATACAAATCGATCCACCGCCAATGCCAATTTTCACAAAGTCAGCACCAGCATCAGCTAAATAACGGAAACCTTCTCCATCAACCACATTACCGGCTCCAACATAGACTTGATGACCATATTCCTTCTTAATCCATGCAATCGTTTCACTTTGCCAGATAGAATAACCTTCCGAAGAATCAATCACTAATACATCTACCCCTGCTTTTACTAAGGCAGGTACTCTTTCTTGATAATCACGAGAATTAATACCGGCTCCAACTAATAAGCGCTTTTCTTCATCCAATAATTCTTCTGGATTTTCTTTATGAGAATCATAGTCTTTCCGAAAGACTAAATAACACAAGCATTGATTTTCATCGACAATTGGTAAGGTATTTAATTTATGATCCCAAATAATATCATTAGCTTCGGACAAAGTTGTATTCTTCTTCGCTACCACCAACTTATCAAATGGTGTCATAAAGTTTTCAACGCGTGTTAATCCATCCATCCTAGATAAACGATAATCACGACTAGTCACTAAACCAACGAGTTTACCATGGCTTGTACCATCTTCTGTAACCGGCATTGTACTATGACCTGTTTCTTCTAAAAGCACTAACAATTCCTTTAATGTGGACTTTGGTGTTAAATTCGCATCGGATACCACAAAACCGGCTTTATAATTCTTAACCCGTTCAACCATAGCCGCTTGGGAAGCGATGGATTGGGAACCAAAAATGAAGGAAATACCACCTTCTTTAGCAAGGGCAATCGCTAAACAATCATCACTGACCGACTGCATGACTGCTGAAACCATTGGAATGTTCAAATTCAATGAACATTCTTCTCCTTTTTTATAACGAACTAAAGGTGTTTTAAGACTGACATTGTTAGGAATATTCTCCTTTCCCGTATAACCTGGAATCAATAAATATTCACTAAAGGTGTGGGATGGTTCCGTGTAATATTTAGCCATGAGAGCCTCCTTAAATTAAAACGATTATATCCCATTCTAAAGCCTTTTTCAATGCTTATTTTATTGTTATAATATGGGCTATTAGAGGTGAAATATGCGCTTAAAAAATAGTTACTTTTTTACATTAAGAGAAAATGCGAAAGACGAAGATTCCCAAAGTTCCAATTTATTAGTACGAGCCGGTATGATTAGGAAGAGCTCAACTGGAGTTTATATGATTTTACCAATGGGTTTAAAGGTCTTTAATAAAATCAAAGAGATTATTCGAGAAGAAATGGCAGCCATTGGTTGTCAAGAATTATTGATGCCGGCTTTAATTCCAGAAGAGGTTTATATTGCTTCGGGAAGAAGAGATGGCTTTGGTTCCTCGATGTTTTCTTTGAAGGATCGTAAAAAGCAAAATTATGTTTTAGGACCAACACATGAAGAATTGTTTGCGCATGCGGCGAAATTAAAAATTCGTTCATATAAAGATATGCCCTTTTCTATTTATCAAATCCAAACAAAATTCCGTGATGAGCCTAGACCTCGATATGGTTTAATTCGTGTGCGTGAATTCCAAATGAAAGATGCTTACTCTTTTGATGTGGATGAAGCTAGTATGGACATCAGTTATAACAAGCAATTTCAAGCGTATAAGAATATCTTTAATCGTTTGGGATTGAATTATGTGATTGTGAAAGCTAATACAGGTGTTATGGGTGGTTTATTATCAGAAGAATTCCAAGCACTTAGTCCAATTGGGGAAGATATTTTAGCTTTAAATGAAGATGGATCTTATGCAGCCAATTTAGAAGTTGCTGCTTGTTTGCCGGAAGACTTTAATTCTTCTGAAGAAAAGAAGAGCATTGAAAAAGTAGAAACACTTGGGCAACATAGTATTGAAGAAGTTGTTCATTTCTTAAAAATAGATGCCAAAAGAACAGTGAAAACGTTATGCTATGAAGCTGATGGTGAATTGGTGGTGGTTTTAGTTCGGGGGGATCGTGAAGTCAATGAAACAAAGGTACAAATGGCTTTAGGTTGTCTATCTTTAGAGCTTGCACCAGAAGACAAGGTCAAACAACTATTCCACTGCCCTGTCGGTTCTTTAGGTCCTATTGGTTTAAAAGCTAAGATATTGGCAGATCAGGAAGTTGAATTATTGAGAAACTTTGTGCTTGGGGCTAACGAAGATGGGTATCATTATATCCATGTCAATCCAAGTGATTTTGAAGTCAGTAAATATGGTGATTTTCGTCAACTTCAAGAAGGTGATGCTTGTCCTATGGGTCAAGGAAACATTCACTTTGAAAAAGGAATTGAAGTCGGTAATACCTTTAAGCTTGGTACAAAGTATTCCAAGGCAATGGATTTGCAATATTTGAATGCGAATAATCAATTGGACTATGTATGGATGGGTTGTTATGGAATCGGTCCGGCAAGAGTGATGGCTGCCCTTGCTGAACAAAACCTCGATGAAAATGGAATTAATTGGCCTAAGAATTTAGCTCCATATCGTTGTTCCATCACCATTATTTCAATGAAGAGTACCCGGCAAGTCCAAGTAGCGAATGAACTATATGAAACATTGCGAAAAGCCGGCATCGATGTCTTATTAGATGATCGTGATGAAAGACCTGGAGTTAAGTTTAAGGATATGGATTTAATTGGTATCCCAACGCAAATTACCGTTGGTAAAGCGATTGTGGATGGTCAAGTAGAAATGAAAGAACGTGGTTGTGAAAAACAACTTATCGCTATTTCTTCTGTTTTAGATTACTTCAAAGATTAAAACAAATAAAAAGCGGAAATTTGAACTGTCCATTTTCAATGGGGCAGTTTCATTCCCGCTTTTTTTAATGTTACTTAGCTGGTGTATAAGCCTTCGCTAATTTATCCATTGAAGTAATCACATCATTTGATACTTGAAGAATTTGTTTCTCACCTGTTTTGAAATTCTTATAAGTTGCATAGCCTTCTTTGTAGAAAGACACATTGTATGTGACATCCTTAACATCCGCTTCAAAGCTGACAACAACACTGGTTTGAGGTAATACCGGTTTTTCAGTAACAGTCTTTGTTTCTAAAGCATCCACTACCTTTGCAATGTTTTTAATGAATTCCTTGTCCTTGTTAGGATCCAACGTAACACGAACAGAATCTTTTGCGTTGACTGGCCAATAAACCATCTTAACAGTAGCCCCTTCAGCTTGCATGTTTTTAGCAAATTCTTTCATTGCGTTTTCTGTTGCAGGGGCTTTTTTAGAATTGTTATTAGCGCAAGCAGCTACTAGTACTGACAAAGCCACAATAGCTACTAATTTCATAATTTTCTTCATTTTCTTTCTCCTTAATTTCAACTTCTTTAATTGTAAATTATCTAGGTTATTAGTCAATATTTAATTTCTGGATTTTTGCTTAATTTGTTCAATCAATTGGTTCAAATAGGCTTCCGATGGATACGTTATTTCCTCCTTGGAGCCATAGTTGCGAACCGTAACACTCTTATTTTCAATATCACGATTACCAACAACAATTTGAACGGGTATCTTATTCATTTGTGCTTCACGAATACGATAACCTAACTTCTCATTACGATCATCCAAATGTGAACGAATACCACGTATTTTTAAAGCTTGGTTAACACTAGCCGCATAGTCACCATGAGCTTCAGAATTCACCGGGATAACCACCACTTGCAATGGAGCAAGCCATAAAGGAAGAACTCCTTTGGTTTCTTCTAATAAGAAAGCAATAAAGCGGTCTAAAGAGCCTAAGATAGCACGATGAATAACCACGGGTCTTAGCTTTTGGTTCTCTTTATTTACATATTCCAATTCAAAACGTTCGGGTAATTGGTAATCCAATTGAATGGTACTAAGGGTTACATCATGACCTAAAGCCGATTTTACTTGAACATCAATCTTAGGACCATAGAAAGCAGCTTCTCCTTCCGCTTCATAATAAGGAACAGCCATTTCTTTTAAAACTTCTCTTAATTCATTTTCTGAACGGGTCCATAACTCATCATTACCAAAATACTTATCCGTATTACTTGGATCACGCAAAGACAAACGGAAAGCGTAGTCTTTAAAACCAAAGTCCTTATAAACATCTAAGACTAACTTCGTGACATTTTTAATTTCATCAGCAATTTGATCCGAACGTAAGAAAATATGCGCATCATTTTGCGTAAAAGAACGAGAACGCTCAATTCCCGTTAAAGCACCCGAGGCTTCCAAACGGAAGTCATGCGCAATCTCAGCAATACGAACAGGTAAATCACGATAAGAATGCAAGCTAGATTTATAAATAATCATATGTTCAGGACAGTTCATTGGTCTTAACACATAATTATCACCATCTCTTTCCATAATTGGGAACATATCTTCTTTATAGTGAGCCAAATGACCGGATATTTCATAAAGCTTCGTACTAGCAACCGATGGTGTTAAAACATGATCATAGCCTAAAGAAATTTCTTTTTTCATGATGTAATCCGACAGTAAACGTCTTACTGTAAAACCATTTGGTAGCCACATTGGCAAACCAGATCCAACTGTTTCTGAGAATAAGAACATCTTTAAATCTTTTCCCAACTTACGATGATCTCTTTCTTTCGCTTCCTCTAAGACTTGTAAATAGGCTTCTAATTCCTCAGCGTTTGGGAAACAAACTCCATAAATACGCTGTAAAACCTTATTATTTTTATCCCCCTTCCAATAAGCACCGGAATGCTTTAATAGCTTAAAATTCTTTAGTAGCTTTGTGCTTTCAACATGTGGACCACGACACAAATCTGTAAAATCGCCTTGACTATACATAGAAATATTGGTACCTTCCGGCATATGATTGATTAGGTCTACTTTATAGGGATCATCCTTGAATTGTTCTAAAGCTTCTTCACGACTAATTTCATGACGGACAATGCGTTTATTCTCCTTAGCACATTTCTTCATTTCCTTTTCAATCTTAGCAATATCTTCATCACGAATCACATCATCGCCCAAATCAATGTCATAGTAGAAGCCCTCTTCTACAACTGGTCCTACCCAAAATTTAGCATGAGGGTACAAGTGCTTCACGGCTTGAGCTAATAAATGTGCACAAGAATGATTGAGTACTTCTAATTCTGGATTTTCTTTAAAATTTATCATCTTCTCTCCTTTTCCAAATAAAAAGGCATCCCTAAAGGACGCCTAGCGCGGTACCACCTTTATTGTTAGATGACTATCTAACACTCAAATGCTTTAACGCAGCCAACGATCTATTTTCATAGATTGCTCACAAGTAGTAATTTCATGGGATTTCTTATCCTTTTCAGCAACCAGGATACTCTCTACAAGCCTCACCATCAAATCGTGTCTTGATCATCGCAACTGCCTACATTGTAACAACTTTCCAATCGTTGTCAATCAAACAAGGATAATTGGTTGGTATCGTTTAAATCTTGAATAATACCCATCTTTTCAAAACGTTGTAATAAGGTCTTAGATAAATGTGTTCTTGCTAATAAATCTTCTTTAGAAAGGAATTCTCCTTCTTGTCTAGCTTGAACAATATTCTCTGCCACCGATTCACCTAAGGAATCTATGACCACAAATGGTGGAATCACTGCATTTGGATTGCTTGGTGATTGCTTGAAACGAGTGGCTAATGATTCATACAAATTGACATTTTCAATCGAATAGCCACGAGCATACATTTCTTCACAAATTTCAAGTGTGTTAAATAAGGCCTTATCTTTATTAGATAAGCCAGGATCACGAGTATCCATTAACTTCTTAATTCGTTCCATTTCCATTCTTACTGCCGTTAAACCTTTACTCATAATGGCAATATCATAGGCATCACAGCGCAAAGTTAAATATTGAATATAAAAGTTAATTGGTTCATGCACTTTATACCAAGCAATACGAACCGCCATCATAACATAAGCAACCGCATGTGCTTTTGGAAACATATATTTAATCTTTTTACAGGAATCAATGTACCAATCCGGCACTTGATGTTCACGCATGTTTTTTTCTTGCGCTTCGGTTAAACCCTTTCCTTTACGAACCCCTTCCATAATCTTAAAGGCATCTAATGGTTCTAATTTCTTATCCAGTAAGTAAGTCATAATATCATCACGACAGCCAATCACATCTTTTAGAAGGAACCCTTGTTTCACTCGTTCTTCAGCATTTCCTGCCCAAACGTCTGTTCCATGGGTTAAACCGGATAGAATGGTTAAATCTGA comes from the Bulleidia sp. zg-1006 genome and includes:
- the thrS gene encoding threonine--tRNA ligase, with amino-acid sequence MINFKENPELEVLNHSCAHLLAQAVKHLYPHAKFWVGPVVEEGFYYDIDLGDDVIRDEDIAKIEKEMKKCAKENKRIVRHEISREEALEQFKDDPYKVDLINHMPEGTNISMYSQGDFTDLCRGPHVESTKLLKNFKLLKHSGAYWKGDKNNKVLQRIYGVCFPNAEELEAYLQVLEEAKERDHRKLGKDLKMFLFSETVGSGLPMWLPNGFTVRRLLSDYIMKKEISLGYDHVLTPSVASTKLYEISGHLAHYKEDMFPIMERDGDNYVLRPMNCPEHMIIYKSSLHSYRDLPVRIAEIAHDFRLEASGALTGIERSRSFTQNDAHIFLRSDQIADEIKNVTKLVLDVYKDFGFKDYAFRLSLRDPSNTDKYFGNDELWTRSENELREVLKEMAVPYYEAEGEAAFYGPKIDVQVKSALGHDVTLSTIQLDYQLPERFELEYVNKENQKLRPVVIHRAILGSLDRFIAFLLEETKGVLPLWLAPLQVVVIPVNSEAHGDYAASVNQALKIRGIRSHLDDRNEKLGYRIREAQMNKIPVQIVVGNRDIENKSVTVRNYGSKEEITYPSEAYLNQLIEQIKQKSRN